The Pseudanabaena yagii GIHE-NHR1 genome segment GATTATTGCAATTACAGCTTTAGCAATGACAGGCGATCGCGAACAATGTCTAGCGGCTGGAGCCAATGAATACATCACCAAACCAGTTAAACTAAAACAGCTAGCTAGTGATATCCAACAGCTTTTGCCTAAGCGAACTTAATTGTTGCGGTGTAGCTTCGCCATGCCACAAAAATTAAATTTGCAGAACCCTAATGCTGATATGCACAACTCTATGGAAGCGATCGCTGTTTTAGACAAAGTTTCTTATATCTATCCCAACGCCAAGGAAACCGTATTAAAAGACATTTCCTTAACGATTAACAAAGGTGAGTTTCTTGGCATCATTGGCGCAACAGGAGCAGGGAAAACCACATTATGTTTAGCCTTAACAGGCATCGTTCCTCAGTTTTATGGCGGACGATTTTTTGGCAAAATTGCGATCGCGGGTTTAGATAGCCTTGAGCATCCCGTAAGTGAATTAGCGCGACATGTTGGCATTGTCTTTGAAGATCCTGAGGTGCAAATTACCGCCACATCCGTCGAAAATGAAATCGCCTTTGCCCTAGAAAATCTCTGTATTCCTCGTGAAGAAATTCTCCGTCGCATTCCCATCGTTTTAAAATCAGTGCGCCTTGAGGGATTTGAGAAAAAGAATCCGCAGGAGCTATCAGGCGGACAAAAACAAAGATTAGCGATCGCTGCTGCCCTCGCTCTCCAGCCTGATTTACTAATTCTCGATGAGCCAACCTCACAACTCGATCCCATCGGTTCTCAAGAGGTGTTTGCAACGGTCAAGGAGTTAAAAGAGAATCTGGGCGTATCGATTGTGATGGTATCCCATGCAGCGGAAGAGATGGCAGAGTTTTGCGATCGCATTGCCTTGCTTGCGGATGGCAAATTGCAAGCACTTGGCACACCTGCGGAAATTTATAGTCAAGTGGAGCTATTACAGCAAAATAAACTCCGTCCTCCCGAAGTTGCCCAAGCATTTCATAAAATTCAGCAAACAGGGATTCATCTTGATCGGATTCCCGTTACTTTAGAATCGGGGATTAAAGATTTAGAGATATTGCGATCGCGATCGCAACTAGTTTCGCCACCAGTTTTTGCAAGTTCATCAGCGAACTTAGATAAACCACCCATCCTCTCCGTGAAAAATCTCCAACATATTTATGCTGATGGCACGGAAGCACTAAAAAATATTTCCATCGATATCCACGCAGGTGAATATGTACTGATTGTTGGACAGAATGGTGCAGGGAAAAGCACCCTAGTCAAGCATTTTCTGAATTTGCTACAACCCACTAAGGGGCAAGTCCTCGTAGGCGATCGCGATACCAGCCAACTATCGGTGAGTGAGCTAGCTCAATCCATTGGCTATCTCGCCCAAAATCCTGACAACCAAATCTTTAATACCAGTGTTGAGAAGGAAGTTTCCTTTGCTTTACCCTTTCTTGGCTATAGCCCTAAAGCGATCGAGCAAGCAACTACCAACAGTCTCAAAGCGATGCAGCTATGGGAACATCGCAACGCCCATCCCCTATCTCTGCCCAAAGGAGAACGCGGTAGGATTGTCATAGCGGCTCTCCTAGCGATGAATCCTGAGATTATCATTCTCGATGAACCCACCACAGGACAAGACTATCAAGGCGCATCTTCCATTTTAGAGGTCAGTCGCCAACTCCACCAAATGGGCAAGACTGTAATTGTGATTACCCATCATTTATATCTGATGCCTGACTACGCCGATCGCGCGATCGTCATGGGCAAAGGCACTGTTTTACTCGATGCCCCATTGCGTCAAGCCTACCATCAAGTTGATCTCCTAGAATCCACTTACCTAACCCCACCCCAATCAGTTGTGTTATCGCAATATCTTAGTAAAATTAGCGATCGGCAATATCCACTCATCACCCCCACCGAATTCGCTAATAGCTTCATGCCAAATTAGACCTTATAGGAGTAACCAGTTATGTTAGGACAAAAACAAAACTCAGAAGATATAGAAGTTCTAAATAAATTAAAAGAGGCTTCGACTCCGCTCAGCCATCTATATACGTTGGCTGAGCGGAGTCGAAGCCCTATTTTTTATTTGAATTATCTATTATAGTTGCGGCGCGAAGCGCCGCAACTATCTTCTGAGTAAGCAACGCTTCTAGGAATCTATTATGAAATTGCAAACTGTTAAATATGATTCTCTATTCACACGCTTAGATTTTCGCTCTAAGTTAGTGACGATACTTGCAATTACGATCATTGCCTTCGTTTGGGAAAGTCCCATTGCGGGAGGTATTCTGATGCTGAGTGTGATTGCTGCTTGTGTGCTTGCGGGAGTCAGACTCAACTATTTAGGAACCATTTTAAAGGTGATGATTCCCTTTTATATTTTCCTGATTATAAGCATGGGCTTCTTTAATGTGGAACAGGTAAAACTCCTTGCCCATAAATCAGAATTAACCCCTTTATTTAGCCTGCCGCAATCCTTGTGGCTTATTGGTAGTGCGAAAATGAGTTTAGAAGGAACACTCTATGGTTTGAATATTGTTTTTAAAACCCTGACGATGATTTTGGTGATTCCCCTAGCAATTTTTACGACCGATGTGAATCAAATGACGGTAGGGATGGTACGTGCCAAGATTCCCTATAAAGTTGTGTTTATTTTTTCGTCAACCTTGCGATTTGTGCCATTGCTCTTAGAAGAAGTGCAATCAATTATTGAGTCACAGCGATTGCGAGGTCTCAATTTTGAGAAGATGGGATTATTTCAAAAGGCGCAGGTTTACGCGAAAGTCGCTGTACCTTTAATTTTAAATTCTCTCTCTAAATCCCAAAAGCTAGAAATCGTCCTCCAGTCCAAAGCTTTTTCGGGGAGTTCCCAGCGTACCTATTTACATGAGTCCGCATTAACCACCCCTGATTATGTGTTGATGATTGGTTCCGTTGTGCTATTCATCGTGGCGATCGCTTTATATTTTGGCTTAGGGATTGGCAAATTTGACTGGTTGCTCTATTCCTAAAGAAAATTGATCTCTCGATCTGTACTTCACATTTTTGGGATTCGTATTTATAATATGTAGTCATGTATTAAGTATTATTAAAATCTCAATGTTCAGGTCTACTATGCAGACATGAGATCGGCTGGTGTGTTATCTACAGCGCATATATGCAAACACTCTCATCCCTCTTAATGCACCAAACTTTAATTGCGTAATTATTTAAACCCATAAATTCATCCTTGCTGGAGGCAAACCCTAGATTATGTCTACCGAAACTATTACTCGTCCTACAACCATACGCAAAATTGCCCCTAGATATCGAGTTTTACTGCATAACGATGATTACAATTCCATGGAATATGTTGTCCAAACCTTAATGCAGGTTGTCAATGGTTTAACGCAACCACAGGCTGTCGATATTATGATGGCGGCGCATTCTAACGGTTGTGCATTAGTAATTACCTGTGTGCAAGAACATGCAGAGTTTTATTGTGAAGGGTTACAAAGTAAAGGATTAACTAGCACAATCGAGCCAGAAGAGTAAGGAAAATGCTGATTAGGGACTTGCTATTAATTGAAGTACCTATGGCTTCGACTCCGCTCAGCCAACGTTAGCTGAGCGAAGTCGAAGCTAGATAAATTTGGTGGGGCATCTTTATATCCGCAAGAGCCTTATCAGAGCTTTTTATTGATTGTCCAAAAGGTAGGATTGTTCTTAGTAATAGTCCTACCTTATTTTGTTGTGAACTTCGATCGCTTAATTTCTCGCTTAAATTCCTATCAAGCCCCTGTGCGGATCATCTTATTTTTGTTGACCTTACTGGCTATCTGGCTACCGATCGCTGCACCGATGTATCTGCTTTGGGGAGAGTCTGTAGGGATAGCACTGACCATTTTGTTGTATTGCGAGTTTTTAGGATTGATTTGGTGGTGGGGTCACAAGATCTCTAAATATAGCCATCCCTTCCGCTATTACGGATTGTCTTTTACGGTCAAAAACGGACGCGATTTTTTATTTGGTCTGAGCTTGGGCAGCGTCACTTTATGTGTTTTTATGGCGTTGCAAGTGGGGTTTGGTTGGCTAACTTTGCAAACAGTCAACTGGCTACCTTTATCAGCAAGATTGTTACCAACCCTTGGGATGTATTTTGTGGACTGGCAGGGCGCGATTGCACCCGGACTATTAACAGCGATCGGGGTGGGATTTGCGGAGGAGATGCTATTTCGTGGTTGGATCTTGTCAGAACTAGAGCGCGACTATTCTCAAAAGACTGCGCTTATTGCGGCAAGCCTTTTTTTTGCCATTCTGCATTTCATCAAACCTCTAGATGTTGTACTGGCTACATGGAGTCAATTTGTAGGTTTAGTAATTCTCAGTATTGCGCTGGTGTTGGCGAGGTGGCGATGTGAAGGACGTTTAGGTGTAGCGATCGGTTTACATGGCGGTCTGGTTTGGTGTTATTACATCGTCAATACTACGCATTTGCTCAAGCCCACGGGGATTGTACCCGAGTGGGTGACGGGGATAAATGGTAATCCCCTAGCGGGTTTAATGGGGATCATTTTCTTAAGTGCGATCGCGCTCGGGTTTCGAGGATTGCCGAAAAGATGAGTGGCGGCGCGAAGCACCGCCACTCATCTTTTCGGTTTTGTTTATAGAGGTGGTAAGTATTTTAATTTTTTTTGAAATTACTCTTGTCAGTAGTGCAATAAGTGTATATGATTAGATTCGCTTGGAAAACATCTAAGCAAAGGGTCGATGCCCGAGTGGTTAATGGGGGCGGACTGTAAATCCGCTGGCTACGCCTACGCTGGTTCAAATCCAGCTCGGCCCATCAAAAAAGAAAAAAATCAAAGCCTTGCTTAGCGAGGCTTTTTTTGTACCCAAAATTTGGGAGATTAACGCATTTAAAACTGACTTTGATAGAGAGTTTGCTGAGCAAACTCTCTATCTGGAATTTAGACTAAGTTGATTAAGAGAATCAGAAAAAGAGCAGGAAAAAGTGACCCAGAAAACGGAGAACTGAGAAAAAGCAAGAGAGAGAAAAAGAGAATATTGAAAGTTAGGAATTAAGGTAGTCTTGATTGACCTTTTTCGAGCGAGAAGCTCGTTTTTTGACGACAGGAAAGCGAGAAAAAGGAGAACGCTTGCGTCCAGATTTCCAACCGAGAGACTTACCACGAGGTTGGGGAGAACAAGCAGGAGAGCCAATCCTGACCAAAAGTGCGGCAAAGCCCTGAGCGACTCGACCAAAATTAAGATTGGTTTGAGGTTTCTGCCAAGGCAAAGGAGTATCAATAACCAGTTGACGAGCCAACCACAATTGCCAAGAGAGTAAAGGCATAAGGTCACTCCAACGCAAAGCTTGCTGAGGAGTCAACAAATGGGGAAGAGTCCAATGTAATCTTTGTTTGGCAAAACGATACCAATGGTCGATGGCAAAACGACGTAAGTACAAGCGCCAAAGGGAGTCTAAAGTCGGCATCTGTTCACCCACCCAAGCTAACCACAAACCAGAGCAATGAGAATGTGTAACTCGAATAACTTGAATATGTCGTTGGGCTGCTTGCCGAAAGTGTAAGTTAGACCATTGCTGGATTTGCACCTGTCCAACCGTCTCATCTTCTAAGCTAAAAGTTGCCGATGGCTCTCCCCAACTATCAGCATTGGCAAGTTGGAATTTATCCCCATGCTTACGAGGACGACCATAACCACTGTAGGGCGCAGGGGCTTTGTATAAGCATCGGTTAGGACGTAGACGTATTAGTAAATCGGCAGGGATATCCTCAGTCAAATTCATAAAGACGGCACTGCCATATTCACTGTCGTAAGTAGCGATTGGTCTTACCGTTAAATCTCGACATACTTGACTCAGTTGGAATGCGGCTCTTTGCCCTGCTGTCTCAAAACTACTGATCCGCTCGTGACATAACGGGATTGCCCAACTCCCTGTCATCTCTGGTATCCATGCCAAGGTGCTGTAGTCATGCCCTAACACGATCGGTTTGTTCCCTTCTACCAAATTCGGTTGATGCACAAAACTCCTGTCTTTTAGCGTTTTGGCATGGGGTCTTCCCCATCCTGTATGGTCTCCTGCTAGCAAAGGGCGGATGTCTTTGGGTATTTGTTCCACACATAACCGTCTTATCCTGCCTCGGTTGGGGCGACTGTCTTTTAATGATTCATACAGACTTGACCATTTTCTTCGATACACTGCGGATAACGATAATTCTACAAATGATTTCACTCTCGGACTGGTCAATACTGCATCCATCAAGTCAAATATTGCATCCCGTCCGTTCCCTAAAAATCTATATACCTGTTGACGAAAGTCTTGTAGTTTATCAATAATCATGGCTGTAGATGTCTCTTTACTTTTCATCTACTTTAGGCAGTTTGTATCTCTTTTACTCTGCCTTTTTTACCTTTTTTAGTCTAAACTCCAGTTAGCAAAAGTAGTTAGGTATAAGTAAACCCCAAACCCAAATTGCTGTTTCGCATAGCGTGCGAAACAGCAATTTGGGTTTGGTTTATAACTATGCTGGGCTATTTACAAATTGACTGACTAGCCGTCAGTATATTCTTGCCACTGCGGTAGGCGTAATCTAAATGATCAGATAGCTCTTGGACTAAGAAAAAGCCAAAGCCACCGAGCGATCGCTGATCATCGTCACGCTCTAAATCGGGTGTGGATAGCTCAGTGAGAGGGTTAAAAGGCTTGCCACTGTCGGCAAAAGTCATAGTTAGCTTTTGATCAGTTATTTCAATCCGCAAGTCAATTGAACCATCCCTACGATTGTCATAGCCATACTGAATAATATTGACCACAATTTCTTCAGCAATTAGCTGAGCATTTTCAATTAACTCAACTGGCAGCGCTGCCTCATGCAAAATTTGTCCAAGCTTTTGTTTTAATTCCTCTAGTTCCGTAATTTCACTATTCAGTGTTAAGTTCCATTCCATAACATTAGCTACTTCCGCAAAAGGATTTGATGGGAGGTACTGCATCGCCAAGAGCGTAATATCATCGGATTGGGGAGCATTACCCACAAATTGCTGACAAAAATGCTGAATGGTGCGAACCGCTTTGGTGGGGTTAGTGGGTGGATAGGAAGTAATCATTTCCAATAACCTTGTATCTGAAAATAGCTCCCCTTCAGAGTTCAATGCTTCCGTAATCCCATCAGTATAAAACAGAATTAAATCATTAGGTAGCAGCATAAATTCATGCTGGGTAAATTCTGAATCTTCATAGAGTCCCAAGGGGGGCATGGTTTCCAAATCAAGATACTGTACATGGCGATCGCTTACTAATATCGGTGCATCATGTCCACCGCTCGCATAGGTAAACCGACCAGATTGCAGTTCTAATACACCACAAAACACTGTCACAAATAGGCAGTCTTCATTCTCTTTACATAGTTCGATATTCACAGTCCGTAGGATTTCTGTGGGTGTACTAAAAGCTTTACTGAGGGTGCGGATTAAGGTGATGGTACGCGCCATTTGTAAAGCTGATGGAAAACCTTTGTCAGCAACATCGCCAATAATTAAGCAGAGGCGATCGCTACCGAGCAAAAAGAAATCATAGAGATCGCCACCTACGATCCTTGCAGGCTTGAGGACTGCGGAAATATCATAGGGAGAATTGACACTATTAACAGTACTCGTTCGGGGTAGCATGGTGCGCTGGATTTCAGCTGCGATCGAGAGTTCACTCTCTAACTTCTGTTTGGCAGCAGTAGTCTCTTGCAAATCATGGATATAAAGCTGTAGAGAATCCCGCATTCGGCGAAATGATTGGGTTAATCTCCCCACTTCATCATTGGAAGTAACAGGGGGCAAATTAGTATCAAGATTGCCTTTTGCCATTTCCTCCGTACTTGCATTTAAGGCGCGGAGGGGACGAGTGGTCAATTGGGAGATCAAAGCAATTACCACACACATCAGCACCATATCTTTAGACATGGAGAAAATGACGATCCAAAGATGTTTCTGTCGTAATTTCTCTAACTTTTCCTCAGAAATCACAATGCCAACGATCCAATCCGTAGAATCGATAGTTTTAGCAATAACCTTATTTTGGAAATTATTGATTGAAATTTGCGAGCTTTGGCGAAGAGCGTCATTAATATGATTAACCAATGCCTGTTGCGAAGATTGCAAAGATTTGAATAACTCTGAGTTGTTAGGTTTGACTAGCCATTGTTGATCTGGTGCTGCTAATGGCGCGATCGCAAAAGGTTCGCTAACCTCCAAATCGGATGTTTCATAGGATGCTTGATCGGACTGTACGGAGGGTTGCTGGTTCAGCATTGCCTTGAGCCAATCCAAATCTATGGTGATCGCTAAGATTCTGGTCGTAGCAGGATTGGTCGCTTGGGTTAGCACGATGCAATAGGTAGTGCTGAATTGCGCTGAACCATTATTGAGAGAATGTGGTTTTGTCCAAAAAACCTGCTGCTTAACCTGAGAATTTATTTGATCATTTGTATGGCGATCGCTTTGACATCGAGCTAACCAATTGGTAGCTAGATTTTGATCGAGATTGCGAAATTGCTCTTGCCGACTATATTGCCAACCCTTGTTGGCAGTATCTGTAATACTTTGAGGAATATCAACTAAGGCGATCGCCTGTACCTGTGGTTGCGCGAATAGTTGATCTAGGGCAATTTGGAGTTGTGGCTCTAAATTATTTTGAGAATTAGGATTGAAATTTGCAGTTGGAGCTTGAAGCGATCGTGTGAGATTAAGCGCTTGTTTTTCGATCGCTAATAATTTGCTATCAAGTTCATGGGCAATCTCATTAACCCGTGATTGAGCAAACCCCAGCACCCAATTGTCTAACGTACTTTTCAGCAATTGACGGGCGTGCCAATAGGAAATTCCATAAATAGCGATCGCTGACACCACACAGCTAAAGATCAAGCGATGGGTAATACTTTTAAACTGAAATTTCAACAGCTTAGACATGGCGCAAGTACGCAGATCAACAAATTTACCGTTAGAAACAAAGAAGGTTCGCTAAGCGAACCTTCTTTGTTGTTATTTAGTCAAGCTCGGTGCAGGTTGCGCTTGTATTGCTGCTAAACGTTTGTTGTCACGTTTATTAGCTAATACTGGCACTGCATCACGGAGGACACCAGCTAACTGAGTTGTGGTTGAATCGTACATTTGGGTAACGATTTTGGGATAGAAACCGATACCAATGATGGGAATCAAAAGACAAGCGATGATAAACACTTCGCGAGGTTCCGCATCTACAAGTTCTTGATGAGATGTGAGCTGAGTATTTTCTTTGCCATAGAAAATTTCACGCAACATCGACAGCAGATAGACAGGCGTTAAGATGACACCCACTGCCATGAGCAAGATAGCAATTACTTTAAAAGTGCCGCTATAGGCATCACTAGTGGCAAAGCCCACAAATACCATGACCTCAGCAACAAATCCGCTCATCCCAGGGAGCGCAAGGGATGCAAGGGAGCAAGTGGTAAACATAGCAAAGATTTTCGGCATCTGCTGACCGACTCCGCCCATCTCATCGAGGATCAGGGTATGCGTGCGATCGTAGGTTGCTCCCACAAGGAAGAATAAGCTTGCGCCGATGAGTCCGTGGGAAATCATTTGCAACATTGCCCCACTTGTTCCGAGATCGGTAAATGAAGCTAAACCGATCAGCACAAAGCCCATGTGGGAAATTGATGAATAGGCAATTTTGCGTTTGAGGCTGCGCTGGGCAAAGGAGGTAAGAGCAGCGTAGATAATATTCACGATCCCCAAAATTACGAGGATGGGGGCAAAGTACGCATGGGCTTCAGGCAACATCCCTGCATTCATCCGCATCAGGGCATAACCACCCATTTTCAAAAGAATACCTGCAAGGAGCATGTGGACGGGGGCTGTCGCTTCACCATGCGCGTCAGGTAGCCACGTATGCAGAGGGAAAATTGGCAACTTGACCCCGTAGGAAATCAAGAATGCACCATAGGCAAGTAGCTGGAAGGTGAGGGGATAGTTTTTGTTAGCAAGGGTTTGCATATCAAAGGAGATCGTATCGCCATAGAATGCCATGGCAAGCCCTGCAACAAGGATAAACAGAGAGCCGATCGCTGTGTAGAGAATAAACTTGGTAGCGGCGTAGAGACGCTTATAGCCCCCCCAAATCGATAGCAAGAGGTAAACGGGGATTAGCTCTAATTCCCATGTCAGGAAAAACAGCAGCATATCCTGTACGGCAAAGACGGCAATCTGTGCGCCATACATTGATAGAAGTAAGAAATAGAATAATCGTGGCTTCAGTGTGACGGGCCAGGATGCCAAGATTGCTAATGTGGTGATAAATCCAGTCAGCATGACCAAGGGCATCGAGAGTCCATCAACGCCGACTGACCAATTTAGCCCCAGATCGGGAACCCATGCGTATTTCTCGACGAGTTGTAGATTGGGGTTGCTGTAGTCATACTTCGTGCAGAAGGCATAGGCGATCGCCGCGAAGTCAATCAGTCCCACAACTAGCGAAAACCAGCGAATGGTTTTGCCGTCCCCTTTGTCTGGCACAAAGGCAACTAAGAGGGACATAAGTATGGGGAAGGCGATGATAAACGTGAGCCAAGGGAAGTTTTCGAGACTTAACATAATCAAAAGTAACCGTTGTAATTACCCACCCATTTTCTAGACAGTCATTGTACCTACGGTCACTTAGAGAGTTTGCAGTTATTTATAGTTACTTAAACCTAGCCAATTGCAGGAAATCTGATAATTCAGACTGGGATCATTACAGCATCAGGTATTTAGCTGATTTGAGTAGCTTTGAGTCTATTTGAAGATTTGTAAAGAGAAGTTAACAAATAGAGATAATTGTTTACATATCATCGATTTGGAGAACCTGTGGCTAGGGGTTTGCAATTTTCTGCTAATCTCGAAAGTGAATAAATTATTTTTTTTAATAGAGAGATTTTAGGCATGAAAGCACTGATACGCTTTTCTGTTTTATTAGTGGCGATCGCGTCAATTTGGACAACTGGCTTTTTAGGTTCTTTTGGTAGTAACGCTGCATTTGCCGACGAATTACCTCCAACTAATTTTTATACGCAAGACCTTAGCAAAATTGACTTAAATAATGCGAATATCAACACTTTCCGTCAAGTGCGTGGTATGTATCCCACTTTGGGACGCATCATCATTGATAACGCTCCCTACCAATCCTTTGATGAGGTTTTAAACATTGCAGGATTGAGCGATACCCAAAAAGAAATTCTCAAGTCTAACGCTGACAAATTCACCCTCAAGAGACCCGATGAGTCGATGGTTCGTGAGCGCATTAACAATGCTAACTACAGACTGTAGTTCTGTAGGCTGTATTTCTGTTTCAAGACAATAAGAGTCAGGTCTAAGTGCTGATTCAGCATTCAATTAGGAAAAAATTTAAAAGCCTTGCTTAGCAAGGCTTTTAAATTTTTGTAATCTAGGGATTTGCAAAAAGCTATATAGTAGCGATCGCAATGAAGGGCGATCAAGCGTGGAATTTAGAAAATTTGATGCAATTGTAATTGGTGGCGGTGCAGCAGGTTTATATACTGCCCTGTCTTTGTCTGACTCGTTGGGAGAGCATCCTACGACTCAAGAACAGGATTGGAAAATTGCGCTGATTACCAAGGACAACTTGACCATTTCCGCGAGTGACTGGGCTCAGGGTGGAATTGCCGCAGTAATTGATCGCAATGACTCAATTAATCTTCATATCGAAGATACCTTACGCGCAGGTGCAGGATTATGTGAGCGCGAAGCTGTTGAAGTTTTAGTTAGCAAAGCTAAGCCTCAAATCCATAAACTTTTAGAATTTGGGGTTGATTTCGATCGCTTACAGGATAAGTCGCTTGCCCTAACGCTAGAGGCGGCGCATTCACGGCGAAGGGTTCTCCATGCTGCCGATGCCACAGGACGGGAACTGGTGAGCACCTTGGCAAGAAGAGTGGTTGATCGTCCTAATATTCAGGTTTTAGAAGGGGTTTTAGTTCTGGATTTATTGTTAGAGAAGTCTCCAGAAGGCGATCGCTGTGTCGGTGTATCCTGCGTTGAGTTGAAACAAGATCCTGACAAATTAATCGGTTTATTAGCTCCTGTAACCGTTCTGGCAACAGGTGGTGGCGCACAGGTCTTTTCACAAAATACTAATCCTCCTGCCAGTACTGGTGATGGTGTTGCGATCGCATGGCGAGCAGGCGCGAAGGTACGGGATCTCGAATTTGTGCAATTTCATCCCACGGCTCTAGCCATTGAAGGCGCACCGAGATTTTTAATTAGTGAGGCAGTGCGCGGCGAGGGAGCACATTTAATAGACCACAATGGCGATCGCTTTGCCTTTGAATATCACCCACAGGGAGAACTTGCACCTCGCGATGTTGTCAGCCGAGCCATCTTTCAACATTTACAAAAGACTGGCGAACCGACTGTATTTTTAGACTTGTCACCCATTGATCGCGATCACATTGCCTATCGTTTTCCCAACATCATCAAAATTTGTCAAAAATGGCATATTGATCTTTTCTCGCAACCGATCCCCGTCACACCTGCTGCTCACTACTGCATGGGTGGGATCGTGACTGACACATGGGGAGCAAGTTCCATTACAGGTTTATATGCAGTTGGTGAAAGCTCTAGCACAGGTGTTCATGGCGCAAATCGTCTAGCAAGTAATTCCCTTTTAGAATGTTTTGTCTTTGGGGTACGTCTCGCCGAAAAAGTAGCTCAGGATTTGATTCAACGAAAGAGCGAGCAAATCAGTGATCCTCAGATTGACTTCACCATTGATGCCTTGAAGTTTCCAGACATTAATACTAATGCGGCATCCCAAGAGCGAATCGCTACTATTCGCCAAGAATTACGGGAGTTAACATGGCGATCGGCAGGGATTTGTCGTAATGCTGAGGCGATGGAAACTGCGATCGACCAAATCCAAAACCTACAACAAGAAATTTCCACCTTGCGGAGCAAAACGCGCCTCT includes the following:
- a CDS encoding CPBP family intramembrane glutamic endopeptidase, translating into MIVQKVGLFLVIVLPYFVVNFDRLISRLNSYQAPVRIILFLLTLLAIWLPIAAPMYLLWGESVGIALTILLYCEFLGLIWWWGHKISKYSHPFRYYGLSFTVKNGRDFLFGLSLGSVTLCVFMALQVGFGWLTLQTVNWLPLSARLLPTLGMYFVDWQGAIAPGLLTAIGVGFAEEMLFRGWILSELERDYSQKTALIAASLFFAILHFIKPLDVVLATWSQFVGLVILSIALVLARWRCEGRLGVAIGLHGGLVWCYYIVNTTHLLKPTGIVPEWVTGINGNPLAGLMGIIFLSAIALGFRGLPKR
- a CDS encoding ABC transporter ATP-binding protein, with translation MEAIAVLDKVSYIYPNAKETVLKDISLTINKGEFLGIIGATGAGKTTLCLALTGIVPQFYGGRFFGKIAIAGLDSLEHPVSELARHVGIVFEDPEVQITATSVENEIAFALENLCIPREEILRRIPIVLKSVRLEGFEKKNPQELSGGQKQRLAIAAALALQPDLLILDEPTSQLDPIGSQEVFATVKELKENLGVSIVMVSHAAEEMAEFCDRIALLADGKLQALGTPAEIYSQVELLQQNKLRPPEVAQAFHKIQQTGIHLDRIPVTLESGIKDLEILRSRSQLVSPPVFASSSANLDKPPILSVKNLQHIYADGTEALKNISIDIHAGEYVLIVGQNGAGKSTLVKHFLNLLQPTKGQVLVGDRDTSQLSVSELAQSIGYLAQNPDNQIFNTSVEKEVSFALPFLGYSPKAIEQATTNSLKAMQLWEHRNAHPLSLPKGERGRIVIAALLAMNPEIIILDEPTTGQDYQGASSILEVSRQLHQMGKTVIVITHHLYLMPDYADRAIVMGKGTVLLDAPLRQAYHQVDLLESTYLTPPQSVVLSQYLSKISDRQYPLITPTEFANSFMPN
- the clpS gene encoding ATP-dependent Clp protease adapter ClpS, translated to MSTETITRPTTIRKIAPRYRVLLHNDDYNSMEYVVQTLMQVVNGLTQPQAVDIMMAAHSNGCALVITCVQEHAEFYCEGLQSKGLTSTIEPEE
- a CDS encoding energy-coupling factor transporter transmembrane component T family protein — protein: MKLQTVKYDSLFTRLDFRSKLVTILAITIIAFVWESPIAGGILMLSVIAACVLAGVRLNYLGTILKVMIPFYIFLIISMGFFNVEQVKLLAHKSELTPLFSLPQSLWLIGSAKMSLEGTLYGLNIVFKTLTMILVIPLAIFTTDVNQMTVGMVRAKIPYKVVFIFSSTLRFVPLLLEEVQSIIESQRLRGLNFEKMGLFQKAQVYAKVAVPLILNSLSKSQKLEIVLQSKAFSGSSQRTYLHESALTTPDYVLMIGSVVLFIVAIALYFGLGIGKFDWLLYS
- a CDS encoding NF041680 family putative transposase, which codes for MIIDKLQDFRQQVYRFLGNGRDAIFDLMDAVLTSPRVKSFVELSLSAVYRRKWSSLYESLKDSRPNRGRIRRLCVEQIPKDIRPLLAGDHTGWGRPHAKTLKDRSFVHQPNLVEGNKPIVLGHDYSTLAWIPEMTGSWAIPLCHERISSFETAGQRAAFQLSQVCRDLTVRPIATYDSEYGSAVFMNLTEDIPADLLIRLRPNRCLYKAPAPYSGYGRPRKHGDKFQLANADSWGEPSATFSLEDETVGQVQIQQWSNLHFRQAAQRHIQVIRVTHSHCSGLWLAWVGEQMPTLDSLWRLYLRRFAIDHWYRFAKQRLHWTLPHLLTPQQALRWSDLMPLLSWQLWLARQLVIDTPLPWQKPQTNLNFGRVAQGFAALLVRIGSPACSPQPRGKSLGWKSGRKRSPFSRFPVVKKRASRSKKVNQDYLNS
- a CDS encoding SpoIIE family protein phosphatase — translated: MSKLLKFQFKSITHRLIFSCVVSAIAIYGISYWHARQLLKSTLDNWVLGFAQSRVNEIAHELDSKLLAIEKQALNLTRSLQAPTANFNPNSQNNLEPQLQIALDQLFAQPQVQAIALVDIPQSITDTANKGWQYSRQEQFRNLDQNLATNWLARCQSDRHTNDQINSQVKQQVFWTKPHSLNNGSAQFSTTYCIVLTQATNPATTRILAITIDLDWLKAMLNQQPSVQSDQASYETSDLEVSEPFAIAPLAAPDQQWLVKPNNSELFKSLQSSQQALVNHINDALRQSSQISINNFQNKVIAKTIDSTDWIVGIVISEEKLEKLRQKHLWIVIFSMSKDMVLMCVVIALISQLTTRPLRALNASTEEMAKGNLDTNLPPVTSNDEVGRLTQSFRRMRDSLQLYIHDLQETTAAKQKLESELSIAAEIQRTMLPRTSTVNSVNSPYDISAVLKPARIVGGDLYDFFLLGSDRLCLIIGDVADKGFPSALQMARTITLIRTLSKAFSTPTEILRTVNIELCKENEDCLFVTVFCGVLELQSGRFTYASGGHDAPILVSDRHVQYLDLETMPPLGLYEDSEFTQHEFMLLPNDLILFYTDGITEALNSEGELFSDTRLLEMITSYPPTNPTKAVRTIQHFCQQFVGNAPQSDDITLLAMQYLPSNPFAEVANVMEWNLTLNSEITELEELKQKLGQILHEAALPVELIENAQLIAEEIVVNIIQYGYDNRRDGSIDLRIEITDQKLTMTFADSGKPFNPLTELSTPDLERDDDQRSLGGFGFFLVQELSDHLDYAYRSGKNILTASQSICK